In the genome of Crassostrea angulata isolate pt1a10 chromosome 6, ASM2561291v2, whole genome shotgun sequence, the window gagatttataatggggaaatgtttacatcttttctccattcgaaaGTACTCGGGACatctcgcgcaatttttcaacgttatcatccgggcttattaacgGCTGATGctatgcaaaatccccgtagactttctattttgagATGTGTATGGAAACCTGAAGCGATCGAGGGGGCGTTTCACAACAGATAATCtagacatttttcatattaatggatgaacatagtttgagcaTTGAGTATTTATTAtcatcgaaatatcaagcgaaaagtggtggaagcaaaaatcgggacagagtatagtacaTATGTATACAATATTTCGCCATATactaatataatataatattgccACACATCTTTTTTTTCGATGTAAAAGATCCATAacttactagtacatgtattactctTTCATTActttatattattaattttacgAGTGATTATTTTCGTTTGAACTTTGTAATTCTAGTGGTAAGTTTAATTTTCTTCACTGTACTGGAGTCGGCTTCTAATCGAGGATATATGTGTTTtcgacattttattttaatttgtattcaaAGCATCTAGAGAACTATACTATTCAATTAAATGTAGATTgaaaaaacaacatcaaaacaATATAAGAACTACACTACAAGAATTAGTACTCGGCTTtaaatgaatatcattttttttttattttatttagaaattacttGGACACACGACTGACACGTGATTCCTTCTTAAAAGCTAAAAGGGGTTGAAATTGTGTTTATTAAGTATTGcatgtgtaattttataagataaaaaaaaattaacagtctTTGAAAGCCTGTAAAATTGCCGaattatcaatatacagtttatCACATTTCGTCCATTATATCTAAAGGCTTCGGCATTGATGAGAAATGTCAAACGGCGTTAATTTTCAGCGTGccattcttaaaataaaacgAATAAATTCATTaggaagatgggtgaataaggcgtgtaaactgcccatatgaggaaagataagatactataaaattaaaatatgaataaatctcgtaatttctttctcaattaataaaaacaatgtatatttaccataacatcgatttataacctttaaatatgttaGATATTTAGAATAGGTTGATATAAACTGGCGTATgtgtgtcaaaacctccaaatagtgccatttttagaacttcaatgccttttcttttatagagtgggtctgggctccatatttttgtcatagtctatatgAGGTTAaaaggaaatcaaaccgatttcaatcaacaaaaacatggaGAGATAACCcactatattttaaaaatgtcattttgtatcccaacaattgaacgttttagagaaatactacaagtccgtaaattcgtggttgaagttccatttagtatttaacagtgacgtttgttgtgactgaaatggctcagtggttagagcaccagacattggGTAACATAGATTTAGGGTTTTTAGgctgtgggttcgataccaccaaaactttacaatttttttttcttatcgtttttttaaatattcaaaagttAGAAATCatgcttttgtaaacttgtaaattaaCATCGTATAGTATATTTGGTtggaattaaaattaatttgaaattgttttttacgacaaaaccaaatgggcatttgcgctatcttgttccccAATCTTCTtacaaattataattaattaaattggtaatgtaaaatattttctatttcaattttgtttatttaaatatacttttatcatataattttgCTGATGATGACTGTTGAACAGTTCCATTTGTTGATGTTTCATTCAATGCATATAGCGATAATATTTAGTGCAGAAAGGTCAAATCTGCGGTATATACGCCAACCGTGCTTTGttcttaataaacatttttcttcGCTAAGACGCATATCAGGAAGGGTTTTTTTCTAGAAGGAATcgatgtgggtttttttctgctAAGTGGTCCAAGGTTAATTTTTTGATAACTTTATCTAATACATTTAATATGGCTGAATGTTTCACTGGTCCTGCCCCACCCACAATTATATTCTaaaatgatatttcaataaatgttcCGTATTGTTGATATAGTTTGAAGACAAAtatagtgaaaaaaaatcaggaaCATTTGCACATGGGGGAGGGAGGTACTTAATTTATAGATATCACATTTTTAggataaatatttacacaagtagaatttttttaaacgtGCTAAAATCTTTCGTGAACagaatgacgtcatagttacaTGCTATGGACGTTGCTCAGACACGAGTGATAAATAAGGTaagtttattttctatttttatgatGTTGTTGGAAAACAGTTTTTAGATACGGTCACATGATGCAACATTTATCGATTTTCTGTCGATTTCGACTAGTACTTCAATGGACAATCGTATTGATTTTTAGTCGGTATCATAGGAATAGAATCGGTTGAAAATCACATCGTGTGGCCGCATTTTTAGTTATAGTTATGCACAAAGTGTATGCATGATTGAAATGGATGAACATCGTGTGTATTCTATGCGGCACACAGACGATTATCTTGGTGATTTACAATAAGTCAAACCTAGAACTTGATCTTCATGATAAAACTCAATAATTAGTAGATCACTGTTAAACATTtactaaatatacatttttttaaacatttattttcaggTCATGACACGACATATGTAAAAATAAGAACAAACATCATATACGTACAATGGAGTGTAAAGTAATTGAACGAACGCATGCAGATAAAATTATCGCACGATATACTACTGTGTTCACAATCATAACGCTGTTCAACGCGTGCTTCAGCCAAGTGGTAAAACCGCAAAGCGCAGAACTATTCGAACACCTTTTGAACTCGTCTAAATATAGCCCTGACGTCATACCCCTGTGCGGAAACCAATCCCACGTGACAGTTAGGCTCGGAACAGCGGTCAGAGACATAGTGGAGTTGATGGAAACCCGCCAAGTCATACGGCTGAATATCTGGGTTCGACTGACTTGGACCGACTGCATGCTAACTTGGGATCCGTTTTTCTTCCGTAACCAAACCGAGATTGTCTTCCCATATGATAAAATATGGACTCCGGACATTTTCGTTTTCGAGGGCATTAGCGACGAGGGTAATATGCCGGGACTGGAGGATTACCGTGCGTTTGTGTCTTACAAAGGGGAAGTCGGTTATAGCTTCCCTACTGTCATCACCAGCGTCTGTCGAGTAACTGTGACCTATTTCCCGTTTGATCACCAGCTCTGTAATCTGACGTTCAGTTCTTGGGCATACAGTAGCACACTCTTACAATGGGAGCCGGACGGGGACAGTTCCGACATATCCACTTTCACGCTTCACAATGAATGGGGTTTAGTCCGGACGAAAGCCATCAAGCGCGTGTTTTACTATCCATGTTGCACGGATCCCTTTCCCGATATCAGATTGCATATCCATTTGCGAAGAAAGCCGACATTTTACATGGTGACTATCATCTTCCCGTGCTTTGTGATAACAAGCCTAACTGTTGTTGGCTTCTTCCTGCCGCCTACCTCGGGAGAAAAGATTGCGCTGCAGATGACAGTACTCCTTTCCCTGTCAGTTTTTCTTGTCCTCCTGCAAGACAAGCTGCCATCTGACTCGGATCATATTCCTATTCTTGCCAGTTACTTCAGTATTTCTATGCTATTAGTGTGTCTGGCGTGTCTGATGTCTGGAATAGTGACGCATGTGCACTACAGGTCGCCGGCGGAGCACCCAATGTCCGATAGGATTCGCAGTCTCTTTTTGATTAAGCTTCGCAGATTGCTAAGAATTGAAATAGGTGGCGACTTAATTGAAACGGAAATCATTGTGAGGAAGATTTCGCATCCGTATGTGTATTCCTTAAGCGCTAACGAACTTCAAAAAATTCGTATAAAACAGTCCACGCAGTCTAATGTAGATGTTAAAGTAAAGGTATCCGAAACTGGTAAGCCTGAAATTAACCCGGAGCCGCACGGAGAAAGACGTCCGCCCAATCAGTTCGGTGACAAGTGGAAATCTGAAAAAGACGACAGAGAGATTGAAGACATTGTGAGCAGCACGCTGGCCAATGAGTGGGAAATTCTAGCTATCGTGTTGGATCGAGtcttcatgtacatatatgtcgGTCTGAATGTCATAAATTGCATCATAATGCTAGCGACTATGATAAGTTATGACGGCAGTGACCAGATAATATAGTTATGACTAATTAATGATATCACTACATGTAGTTGAAATATCAATATGAGACATGTATTAATCATGTTGCAAAATACCACTCTGTTATccgtatttgaattttaaaaaccatAAATTTAAGTTGAAAATGTCTCGttctcttcttttttaaaatgatcattACGATAGGCCTACAAGTAAATCCTTACTATTCTGTAACACTGTGtgacatatatgtacatgtattgtcatCGCACATAAAACGCTGTTGTTATAGGCATGCATTCTGCTTGCACTGCATTATCTTAGATTGTTGCTTAAATTTCAAACCCAAATTGTGCTTATCAAACCTGCATTGGTAAATCTGGGATTATTACACCCGGTGTATAAACAATGTAGACCTCAGTCAGTGACCGACtgtgtgcaaaaaaaaaacaaaacaagaaaaactTAAGGATGTTGAGgatttgattactttttctagtacaattacatgtattagaatagtaaaacttatatttttcaaactgtTGTTCaagtttctttaattttttttaatttttttttttttttggggggggggggggggtaagtcATAGATCACCTGTTACGCGACATTTTTAGCCCCAAAAATATATGTCTTTATATTTAATAAcataaatataacatataaGTTATCAAAAAACATCTTGCTGTTgtattgaaattaaaaccaatttttatatttattactttcttCCCCAATGTCCTTATTATGTAGGGGATTTTATTTGTACTAGTTCAGTGTCAAAAATCGGGTATGTCATCTTAAAAGATTTAGAATATTAAGATATATATCGTATAATTTTGCTGACCAAACACGTTTAGGTAATGCTAAGTTGGTCACTGAAACAAAACTTCTATAACATCTACAATTTCATAGACAAATAAGATATATCAcagtaaatgaattaaaagttaCAGAAATTGCGACTCAAGTACAAGTCTATAGAGAGGGAGGATCTCTCCTCCATcctctgaaaaattaaattcaaacttgttaaaatctcattgtaaaattaccgaaaatagGTCTATGATCCCCCGTGACAAACAGCATGGTTTTATAACCGTTTTTGgttgagaaaatgattttattaaataattcagTAACAAATAAACGGCCAAATAGAAATCTCATTgtaaaattaccgaaaatagGTCTATGATCCCCCGTGACAAACAGCATGGTTTTATGATCgttattacatttattttgttattcttagaaatatttttttcatttgaatgtCGATCCACGTTGGACATTGAGATGACAACCCTACCGgtaattgaaatacatgtagtttctaattccCTTAATTACGGCATTGTTTACATCTGAAGATTTACGAAAATTGTGTTgagtaaataaattaaactcATTGATATATTAATGGATGTTGAGTGAATAAATTTGCTCTTTGTTTAATAATGTAACTAGTCGGGAAAAAATGGTCTTCGCAGGGTTGAGCTATTACCTTTCAAACCGACGGATTACATCATTATTTCACCGCAGGTATACTATGTTATTAAAAATAAGATAGCTGATAAATGAGATAATCATTGTTTAGtcaatttgtatattttattatcacAGTAAGAGGATTACTATAGTATATCGGAGAGGACAACAATTATGGTGTCTTGCGACAAAGTGTCTTGAGGCCATTTGAGGGTAAGGGATTCTGTTGTTACAACAACCAAAGTGTGTAAAGtccatttcaaatttttatatagagggaaagagagagggagagggcATCGTCCTCAAGTGGATGGCAATGAAAAGGATTCGTCCGGCGATTTGGATTCCTTTGGTTTTGATGCTGATTATTGTTATGAAAGTCCGTTTTTGTGAAAGCCGAGAAGACACCACAagtttgtataattatatacattcaACATCGTATCTGTCGAGTGTGATGCCATCTTGCAAGAATGGAAAGCGCCTCGTCGTGAACATCGAAATTGCATTGCGAGACATCGTTGAACTCGTCGAGAAACAACAATTGATCCGGCTGAAGATTTGGGTGCGTTTGAATTGGAATGACCGTAGACTCCGTTGGAATCCTGCAGACTTCAATGGACTCAACGAAATAGTGCTACCCTTTGATGAAATATGGACCCCTGATATTACATTGTTTGAAGGCGTCAATGACGAAGAAAACCTACCGGGAATGGAAAACTACAGGGCTTTGGTTAACTACCGAGGGGAGGTAATTTACAATTTCCCCTCCATCGTCACTGCTGTGTGTAAAATGGACGTCAGTTACTTCCCCCTTGACCATCAAGTGTGTAGTCTTAAATTCGGTTCCTGGATATACAGTGGTAAATATATTGACATGAGAAGCAAGAAACGCACGGTAGACATTTCCAGCTTTCTGGCCCATAGTGAATGGGACGTGGTCGACACCATGGCCAAGAGACACGAATTGTTCTACGGTTGCTGCAACGAGTCGTACGTAGACACGACCTTCTATCTTCATCTTAAACGAAAAccaatattttacataataacAATAATCTTCCCCAGCTTCATCGTGACTGCACTGACAATCTTGGGCTTTATTCTCCCTGTGGAATCGGGGGAGAAGATCAGCCTACAGATCACCGTGCTTCTCTCCCTCACCGTGTTCCTCTTGCTGGTCCAGGACATGCTCCCATCCTCGGCGGAGACTGCGCCCTATCTCGCCGTGTACTTCTCAGTCTCAATGCTGTTAGTGTGCGTTTCCTGCATATTCTCCACTGTTGTTCTATGTGTGTATTTCAAACTACCCGCCCGACCCAATCATCACGGCAATTTCCAGAATCAGGAATTCGACATTTCCTCCGATGTCTCTCGATTTGTCGGCAGATCAGCGCATGCGCTAGGAAAATTGCGTCATCGACTCTCCGAATTTCTGATCCCATCCACCATGCAATGGAACCTGATGGCGGAGAAGTTGGACCGAGGATTCATGTGGATTTACCTCTTCATGACAGGACTGACTAACCTTGTTTTCGTAGTCCTGATGTTGAACTATGACGGACCAAGCCAGCACTTGGAACTTGTTGCCAGACAGTGAATCTGACAGTTTCCTTTAAATGAAAACTGCTTTCGTTATATCCATCTTCttgtattttacattttttgtcttttttaagaGGACTGggtggtcgtggccatttttatacTATGTTAATCTCATTGAGACTACGAGGTCTATATAaagcagtggcgtcggaagcaagtTGAAagtggggatggggggggggggggctagactataaaaaataaaacctaattcccaaaatcatgaaaatcctaatccgtggggggggggggggggggcctagTATACCTGTGACTCCAACATctcaatattttaatatttccttCTTTCAAGGTAAGGGCtaagccccctccccccccccccatccccgggttccgacgcctatgtaaagatgtaagaaaatattcaaatttttaggttacaatatttgaatttttcacttCATAGTAGATTatggccaaaaatatcatatctaTACTTTCAAGAAAATTTGACGGATAATTTGCTGGCCACCCATCCGTCCCCTTGTATTTCTTCAATTTTCTTTGCTATGATTACACTTGTCAAGCTAAGCttgcaaataaaaatacacGTGTCCAAGAGAATAAAGACGGCTCCTTTTCTACTTTAAAGATGATAAATGACTAGAGTGTTAATGAAATCGGATCCGGGGATTAGTCCGGTAATGCAATGCCTGTCatgatagaatttttttaaacaacccATTCCAGACCTCCACcacaataaaaaacaacaataacaacaacattttaacaCAAACCACACAAACTAGCTCAAAAAGGACACAAGATTACCCTCTGTAACCAAAATGATGCAAACCAAAATATACAGCGGGtgcaaaaaaattgacaaatgctATTATTATacgttcatgttaaatactgaaatctgattggtttagacgcagttgataatccgttctattcacctcagcgttagcaacatacttagcaacgggtaacacaacaaattgttacatgcgcgtaaattatgcgcgtacggttcgtcgtggaattcacgtcatttctgtattaaatcagtaaaaaaaatctctaaaatttagacattcagtataatagaatatatagtgtctgtttgggaggataacagttgaaattgacacccctcgaaaaccattgtcaacctccgcttcgcgtcggttgacaatg includes:
- the LOC128186882 gene encoding uncharacterized protein LOC128186882, translated to MECKVIERTHADKIIARYTTVFTIITLFNACFSQVVKPQSAELFEHLLNSSKYSPDVIPLCGNQSHVTVRLGTAVRDIVELMETRQVIRLNIWVRLTWTDCMLTWDPFFFRNQTEIVFPYDKIWTPDIFVFEGISDEGNMPGLEDYRAFVSYKGEVGYSFPTVITSVCRVTVTYFPFDHQLCNLTFSSWAYSSTLLQWEPDGDSSDISTFTLHNEWGLVRTKAIKRVFYYPCCTDPFPDIRLHIHLRRKPTFYMVTIIFPCFVITSLTVVGFFLPPTSGEKIALQMTVLLSLSVFLVLLQDKLPSDSDHIPILASYFSISMLLVCLACLMSGIVTHVHYRSPAEHPMSDRIRSLFLIKLRRLLRIEIGGDLIETEIIVRKISHPYVYSLSANELQKIRIKQSTQSNVDVKVKVSETGKPEINPEPHGERRPPNQFGDKWKSEKDDREIEDIVSSTLANEWEILAIVLDRVFMYIYVEGKREGEGIVLKWMAMKRIRPAIWIPLVLMLIIVMKVRFCESREDTTSLYNYIHSTSYLSSVMPSCKNGKRLVVNIEIALRDIVELVEKQQLIRLKIWVRLNWNDRRLRWNPADFNGLNEIVLPFDEIWTPDITLFEGVNDEENLPGMENYRALVNYRGEVIYNFPSIVTAVCKMDVSYFPLDHQVCSLKFGSWIYSGKYIDMRSKKRTVDISSFLAHSEWDVVDTMAKRHELFYGCCNESYVDTTFYLHLKRKPIFYIITIIFPSFIVTALTILGFILPVESGEKISLQITVLLSLTVFLLLVQDMLPSSAETAPYLAVYFSVSMLLVCVSCIFSTVVLCVYFKLPARPNHHGNFQNQEFDISSDVSRFVGRSAHALGKLRHRLSEFLIPSTMQWNLMAEKLDRGFMWIYLFMTGLTNLVFVVLMLNYDGPSQHLELVARQ